A DNA window from Pseudodesulfovibrio thermohalotolerans contains the following coding sequences:
- a CDS encoding DUF2188 domain-containing protein — translation MEGLGVQPGTVGEDAADEALGRHVTCSIAEFDGQKAEGITLRSSNEKQDAVDAGRKISQNQGTEFYIHGKDGKIQNVESSSFPRSPGFAPHERRSSSPIGRRSTRRSISLQRKSGSSRGIATAPRPTLYCQCIAGLRITIAPCRAVLMRSLSGMATATRPRLSSMPNGTKLPFSKCVATSNARLRKSKWPFRKSA, via the coding sequence ATGGAGGGCCTGGGCGTCCAACCTGGGACTGTGGGAGAAGACGCGGCAGATGAAGCGCTGGGTCGGCATGTAACCTGCAGCATTGCTGAATTTGACGGTCAGAAGGCAGAGGGCATAACCCTCCGCTCGTCAAACGAGAAGCAGGATGCCGTCGATGCCGGGCGCAAGATCAGCCAGAATCAAGGCACCGAGTTCTACATCCACGGCAAGGATGGAAAGATCCAGAACGTGGAAAGCTCATCTTTTCCGAGATCACCTGGCTTTGCTCCACACGAGCGGCGGAGCTCCAGTCCCATTGGCAGACGGAGTACCCGGAGATCGATATCGCTTCAGCGAAAATCTGGCTCTTCGAGAGGGATAGCTACAGCCCCGAGACCTACTTTGTACTGCCAGTGCATTGCTGGCTTGAGAATTACTATCGCCCCATGCAGGGCCGTTTTGATGCGTTCCTTGAGCGGCATGGCCACAGCGACCAGGCCAAGGCTGTCGTCTATGCCGAACGGAACGAAATTGCCCTTTAGCAAATGCGTTGCGACGTCGAACGCTCGTCTGAGGAAATCGAAGTGGCCGTTCAGGAAATCCGCTTGA
- a CDS encoding acyl-CoA dehydratase activase, producing MKNHAESLYFAGIDIGSTTAKAVILDKEGGMVFFRYCRHQGKTVETTRRIFNDALEKLGDVELDLAVTGSAGMGAAEFFGLPFVQEVVASAHVIEKFFPEARTFIEIGGEDSKIIFFDGSGRPDIRMNGSCAGGTGAFIDQMAVLLGVDVAELNVLAGKATNIYPIASRCGVFAKTDIQALLSRHVSREDVAASIFHSVALQVITALSRGREMERKILIGGGPLTFYPILRKAFANLLGIEHPDDLVLPDHPELLPAMGAAMVRNGKPCRGRISNFLSMSERGVSRATNSGTKRLPPLFASNYEFEIWQKRHERNLVPRIDLPEAKGKDLFLGVDSGSTTTKIVLVDEKGKLVLSYYGPNNGDPIQAVKKGLAEFRKKFVSAGFAPRITRTAATGYGESLIRTAFGLDDGLVETMAHYRAARRFEPDVSFILDIGGQDMKAIYIHDNAVAEIQINEACSSGCGSFIETFARSLGYSVQEFAEIACDSKSPFDLGTRCTIFMNSKVKQALREGATVGDISAGLAYSVIKNALYKVLKLKDVDVLGDKIVVQGGTFRNPAVLRALEVLLNKEVMRPDISELMGAYGAALTALANHRAHVVAAVAPQQEALKGPDRPGRETDDLVFEKLVMGSGFSKKEIRCRGCENQCRVLKLTFSNGNHFYTGNRCERRFSNNPDAQRKGRNLIDDQIRLLFERNTEPEGEPIFTYGIPRCLNMYENFPFWCAFLTTCGFRVVLSSESNFQLYEKGSSTVMSENICFPAKLAHGHIFDLAGKDIDRLFYPTVVYEEEEYADALNSYNCPVVTGYPDLLKSAVNPEKKFKIPLDNPSVSFKDFGLLKDQLYLFFRRFGINYRTISEGVEKGVKAQSNYKTELRSMAKTLLVRSEAERRTTVVLCGRPYHADPLVNHGVPDVLTELGVDVVSETALPLNADTVALEDVNVLTQWSYANRLYAAARWVTNTANAQMVQLTSFGCGPDAISADEVKEILRHGGKIHTLIKMDEIVNVGAVRIRLRSMLEAVKEKNGKTRAVGGGTMQTGRAVVGKSGKRTLIAPYFSPFYSPLVPSAFRPFGHRVEVLPPQDRESVEWGLKTINNDMCYPSVLVAGDIIKAFQSGRYDPEKTAVVMTQTGGQCRASSYVSLIKKALAAAGLDEVPIIAISNEEINAQPWFKIDKMGLIKRMGLGIIFADPLARMYLSTMVREKVPGTSKNLHEKYLFEMETGIENADYYYLLNLLKRAVADFNRVEINDKTVPRVGIVGEIFVKYNFFSNGNIIDWLSGQGVEVVLPPIQNFFAQRFINETYDQKAFFKRSLADRIKYRLLEIYSNYHVGQIERIMQGFRFYRKAHDLRKLAAITGEVVSLANQFGEGWLLTAEMIAMLNEGIDNIVCLQPFGCIANHITGRGMENKLREMFPHLNLLSLDMDAGASEVNMMNRLHFMVTAAREEVDREVGTQPAQKTARRFAIPDAWPRELDSFNAYTSLEVEKWRAWASNLGLWEKTRQMKRWVGM from the coding sequence ATGAAGAACCATGCAGAAAGTCTCTATTTTGCCGGGATCGATATCGGTTCAACTACAGCCAAGGCGGTTATCCTGGATAAAGAGGGTGGCATGGTATTTTTCCGCTACTGTCGTCATCAGGGCAAAACAGTGGAAACAACACGGCGTATTTTCAATGACGCCCTTGAGAAACTTGGCGACGTGGAGCTTGATTTGGCGGTTACCGGATCGGCGGGGATGGGTGCGGCCGAATTCTTCGGCCTGCCGTTCGTGCAGGAAGTGGTGGCCTCCGCGCACGTCATCGAAAAGTTTTTCCCCGAAGCCAGGACATTTATCGAAATCGGCGGAGAAGACTCCAAAATAATATTCTTTGACGGCAGTGGCCGCCCCGATATCCGGATGAACGGAAGTTGCGCCGGCGGGACCGGTGCTTTTATCGATCAAATGGCGGTTCTCCTGGGTGTTGATGTAGCGGAACTGAACGTTCTGGCCGGAAAAGCCACGAATATTTATCCGATTGCGTCGCGGTGCGGCGTTTTCGCCAAAACCGACATCCAGGCCCTGCTGAGCCGCCATGTATCCAGGGAAGATGTGGCGGCTTCCATATTTCATTCGGTCGCCCTTCAGGTGATAACCGCCTTGTCCCGTGGACGGGAGATGGAAAGAAAAATACTGATCGGAGGCGGGCCGCTGACATTTTATCCAATCCTGCGGAAAGCCTTTGCAAATCTGCTCGGCATTGAGCATCCGGATGACCTGGTACTTCCGGATCATCCGGAACTGCTTCCCGCCATGGGAGCGGCCATGGTGCGCAATGGCAAACCATGTCGGGGCCGGATCAGCAATTTTTTATCCATGTCCGAGAGAGGTGTCAGCCGTGCAACCAACAGCGGCACCAAAAGGCTGCCCCCCCTGTTTGCAAGCAATTACGAATTTGAAATATGGCAAAAAAGGCATGAGCGAAATTTGGTTCCCAGGATTGACCTGCCTGAGGCAAAAGGAAAAGATCTTTTTTTAGGTGTGGATTCGGGGTCAACCACCACCAAGATCGTCCTTGTCGATGAGAAAGGCAAACTGGTTCTGAGCTATTACGGCCCCAACAACGGCGATCCCATCCAGGCGGTAAAAAAGGGACTGGCTGAATTCAGAAAAAAGTTTGTTTCTGCCGGCTTTGCCCCGCGGATCACCAGAACGGCGGCCACCGGCTATGGTGAAAGTCTCATAAGAACCGCCTTCGGGTTGGACGACGGCCTGGTTGAGACCATGGCGCATTACCGGGCGGCGCGGCGCTTTGAGCCGGATGTATCCTTTATTCTGGATATCGGCGGGCAGGACATGAAGGCGATCTATATTCATGACAACGCCGTGGCTGAAATTCAGATCAATGAGGCCTGCTCATCGGGATGTGGTTCCTTTATTGAGACGTTTGCCCGTTCGCTAGGGTATAGTGTCCAGGAATTCGCAGAGATTGCATGCGATAGCAAATCACCTTTTGATCTGGGAACCCGCTGCACCATCTTCATGAACTCCAAAGTGAAGCAGGCCCTTCGGGAAGGGGCGACGGTCGGCGACATTTCGGCAGGTTTGGCGTATTCGGTTATCAAAAATGCTCTGTACAAAGTGCTGAAGCTGAAGGACGTCGATGTCCTGGGGGACAAAATCGTAGTTCAGGGCGGAACATTTCGAAATCCAGCCGTATTACGCGCCTTGGAGGTGCTTCTGAACAAGGAGGTTATGAGACCGGATATTTCCGAGCTGATGGGAGCCTACGGTGCGGCCCTGACAGCCCTTGCCAATCATCGTGCGCATGTTGTGGCGGCCGTTGCTCCGCAGCAAGAAGCGCTGAAAGGTCCGGATCGGCCGGGACGGGAGACCGACGACCTGGTTTTTGAGAAATTGGTGATGGGAAGTGGTTTTTCAAAAAAGGAAATCCGCTGCCGGGGATGTGAAAACCAGTGCAGGGTTTTGAAGCTGACTTTCAGCAACGGAAACCATTTTTATACAGGGAACCGATGCGAGCGGCGCTTCAGCAACAATCCGGATGCTCAACGCAAAGGAAGGAACCTGATTGATGATCAGATAAGGCTCCTGTTTGAGCGAAACACGGAACCCGAAGGCGAACCGATTTTCACCTACGGTATCCCCCGCTGCCTGAACATGTATGAAAACTTTCCCTTTTGGTGCGCCTTTTTGACCACATGCGGCTTCAGGGTGGTTCTCTCGTCCGAGTCCAATTTCCAATTATATGAAAAGGGGTCTTCCACTGTCATGTCGGAAAACATCTGTTTCCCCGCCAAACTTGCCCATGGGCATATTTTCGATCTTGCCGGGAAAGACATCGACAGGCTGTTCTATCCGACCGTCGTCTATGAGGAAGAAGAATACGCAGATGCCTTAAACAGTTATAATTGCCCGGTGGTTACCGGATATCCCGATCTATTGAAGAGTGCTGTCAATCCAGAGAAAAAATTCAAAATCCCCCTGGACAATCCATCTGTCAGCTTTAAGGATTTCGGTTTGCTGAAAGATCAGCTTTATCTGTTCTTCAGGCGGTTTGGAATCAATTACCGCACGATATCGGAAGGGGTTGAAAAGGGCGTCAAGGCGCAATCGAATTACAAGACGGAACTCAGGTCCATGGCGAAAACGCTGCTGGTCAGGTCGGAGGCCGAGAGACGGACAACCGTTGTCCTCTGCGGCCGACCCTACCATGCAGACCCGCTTGTCAACCACGGTGTTCCGGATGTATTGACGGAACTCGGCGTGGACGTCGTCAGTGAAACCGCGCTTCCCCTGAATGCAGATACCGTCGCTCTGGAAGATGTCAATGTCCTGACCCAGTGGAGCTATGCCAACAGGCTGTACGCAGCGGCAAGGTGGGTAACAAACACGGCGAATGCCCAAATGGTTCAGTTGACCTCTTTCGGCTGTGGGCCGGATGCGATTTCGGCCGATGAGGTCAAAGAAATTCTGCGCCATGGCGGGAAGATTCATACCTTGATCAAAATGGATGAAATCGTCAACGTGGGCGCCGTCAGGATCAGACTGCGCTCCATGCTGGAAGCGGTGAAGGAAAAGAACGGCAAAACGAGAGCCGTAGGGGGCGGCACAATGCAAACGGGCCGGGCGGTTGTGGGCAAGTCCGGAAAGAGAACCCTGATCGCCCCCTATTTTTCACCCTTCTATTCACCGCTGGTCCCGTCGGCTTTCAGGCCCTTCGGTCACCGGGTTGAAGTCCTTCCGCCCCAGGACAGGGAGTCGGTTGAATGGGGACTTAAAACCATCAACAACGATATGTGCTACCCCTCTGTCCTGGTAGCCGGCGACATTATCAAGGCATTTCAATCAGGCAGGTACGATCCTGAAAAAACCGCTGTCGTCATGACCCAAACCGGCGGTCAATGCCGGGCATCCTCTTACGTGTCGCTTATCAAAAAAGCACTGGCCGCCGCCGGCCTGGATGAGGTTCCGATAATCGCTATATCCAATGAGGAAATCAATGCACAACCGTGGTTTAAAATAGATAAAATGGGGCTGATAAAACGGATGGGCTTGGGAATTATTTTCGCCGATCCCCTGGCCAGGATGTATTTATCAACAATGGTCAGGGAAAAGGTGCCCGGGACATCCAAGAACCTGCATGAAAAATATCTCTTTGAAATGGAAACAGGTATCGAGAATGCAGATTATTATTATCTTCTCAATCTTCTGAAAAGGGCCGTGGCGGACTTCAACCGGGTTGAGATCAACGACAAGACTGTCCCAAGAGTCGGGATCGTTGGAGAAATCTTCGTTAAATATAACTTCTTCTCCAACGGAAATATCATCGACTGGCTGTCCGGCCAGGGGGTGGAAGTGGTTCTTCCTCCTATACAGAATTTTTTCGCCCAGCGCTTTATCAATGAGACCTACGACCAAAAGGCCTTTTTTAAACGTTCTTTGGCGGATCGTATCAAGTACAGGCTGCTGGAGATATACTCAAATTACCATGTCGGCCAAATCGAGCGGATTATGCAGGGATTTCGTTTTTACAGAAAGGCTCATGACTTAAGAAAACTGGCGGCGATAACCGGCGAGGTAGTCAGTTTGGCCAATCAGTTTGGCGAAGGATGGCTTCTTACGGCTGAAATGATCGCCATGCTCAATGAAGGAATCGACAACATCGTCTGTCTCCAGCCCTTCGGCTGCATTGCCAACCACATCACCGGGCGGGGCATGGAAAACAAACTCAGGGAGATGTTTCCTCATCTGAACCTACTTTCACTGGACATGGATGCAGGGGCAAGCGAGGTCAACATGATGAACCGCCTCCATTTTATGGTGACAGCCGCACGGGAAGAGGTGGACCGCGAGGTGGGAACACAGCCGGCGCAGAAGACCGCTCGAAGATTTGCCATTCCCGATGCATGGCCGCGCGAACTGGATTCTTTCAACGCCTACACGTCTTTGGAGGTCGAAAAATGGAGGGCCTGGGCGTCCAACCTGGGACTGTGGGAGAAGACGCGGCAGATGAAGCGCTGGGTCGGCATGTAA
- a CDS encoding putative ABC transporter permease, whose product MTADVVNFFFSFSFFSILGWMLEVSYRSVRDKRFVNPGLLKGPYLILYGAGAVMLMAAVSLLQESNWGTKAFAYFIITTGLEFGSGLVAQYFFQIRLWDYSDQRFNYRGHICLKFSLYWILLAFAFEYAVLPPYQSMLVLLSPVFKWIVAGATISIMSMDFLAVAAGRFLRLTPEEKTLMEAEFVNTARPLLDLPEVAKLAQYNHHRGKTRLDHVEEVACLSFRWGKRLSLDTRAIIRGALLHDLFYYDWLHDGPRLHGFRHHTIALENARSITGLTEKEADIIKKHMWPLTVIPPRHMESLVVSLVDTFCSARDYLSMKKQDKPTEAASRCVHPEPGDEKR is encoded by the coding sequence ATGACGGCCGATGTTGTAAACTTCTTCTTTTCTTTCTCCTTTTTTTCCATTCTTGGATGGATGCTGGAGGTCTCCTATCGTTCCGTGCGTGACAAGCGGTTCGTCAATCCCGGCCTCCTGAAGGGGCCGTATCTCATCCTTTACGGTGCCGGCGCAGTGATGCTTATGGCAGCGGTTTCATTGCTGCAGGAATCCAATTGGGGAACCAAGGCCTTCGCTTATTTCATAATCACAACCGGACTCGAATTCGGCTCCGGATTGGTTGCTCAATACTTTTTCCAGATCCGTCTGTGGGACTATTCGGACCAAAGATTTAATTACAGGGGGCACATCTGTCTAAAATTCTCCCTGTACTGGATACTGCTGGCCTTCGCTTTTGAATATGCCGTTTTGCCCCCCTATCAAAGCATGCTCGTCCTGCTTTCACCGGTCTTCAAGTGGATAGTGGCCGGAGCAACGATCTCAATCATGTCGATGGATTTCCTGGCGGTTGCAGCCGGGCGTTTCCTCCGCCTGACGCCGGAAGAGAAAACTCTGATGGAGGCGGAATTCGTCAACACGGCAAGGCCGCTTCTCGATCTGCCGGAGGTTGCAAAACTGGCGCAGTATAACCATCACAGGGGGAAAACCCGATTGGATCATGTGGAGGAGGTGGCCTGCCTGAGCTTTCGCTGGGGAAAAAGACTTTCCCTTGACACCCGGGCGATTATCCGGGGTGCGTTGCTGCACGATCTTTTCTACTATGACTGGCTGCATGACGGACCCAGGCTGCACGGTTTCCGGCACCATACTATCGCTCTTGAGAACGCCCGCAGCATCACCGGTCTTACCGAAAAAGAAGCGGATATTATTAAAAAACACATGTGGCCGCTTACTGTTATACCGCCGCGCCATATGGAATCGCTGGTGGTTTCTCTGGTGGATACCTTTTGCTCTGCAAGGGACTATCTGAGCATGAAGAAACAAGACAAACCCACAGAGGCGGCCTCCCGTTGCGTTCATCCGGAACCGGGAGATGAAAAAAGATGA
- a CDS encoding efflux RND transporter permease subunit, translating into MKLPEISVRRPVTTVMVFAAITLLGCVAFFRLNLDLLPDIEPPAVSVITPYPGASATDVESEVTKYLEDQLSTTPNLDRLESKSKDNIAIVNCIFNWGTDLDVAVNDIREKIDLAKPDLADGAEDPFIFKFSSSMVPVLIMTVTAEESSPDLYRIVDKQIADPLKRVPGVGAVVYIGGQERQINVHFDREAIDAYHISVQQIRNVLAAENLNLPVGTVKIGRNELQIRVAGRYRDAAEIANTVIGSNGDALVRLRDVATVTDAFEEPQEWARSGKLPAIALIIQKQSGTNTVNVIEAIKDRLKTLKTEVPADIEIHGILDNSDHIYAMINSLTEAAVVGGLLVIVVCFLFLRRFRTSLVVSMAIPFSIIVAFIGLFVMDYTINVISMMSLAIAVGMVVDDAIVVLENIVRHVDDGKPPQLAAVEGTSEVGMAVAASTLTIVAVFAPLLLVKGIAGIIFGQLAFMILITILASLFISLTLTPMAASRLLRSRDQRKLNPVFVWSERLLNGIEAGYSHVLGWGLRHRNILLSLIVIVFIGSLALIPLVGTEFFPEVDSGEVEVVLEMAQGTRVEVTAGTTEEMLNAVNAIPEMEASYALAGQTKKGFLTALGFEEGTGIGRIGGRLIDKKERSRHAKEVASELREQVIKLPGVENFSASAVSVIQKAFLGGGRPISIDILGHDIETTDKAAAKIQRIVETTPGAVDVSVSRKRPRPEVRICLDRDKAASLGLNVALVADALRTNYYGFDDTKFREAGDDFDIELRLKKDQRETIREIGETPITTLTGQTIKLRNVASVRETFGPVEIDRKNRTRVTKVQAGVQGRVLGDVVRDVREKMASLDLPPGVSIEWGGEVEEQRKAFRDLTLLLILGIVLVYMVMAGEFEDFVDPFIIMFSVPFAFAGVIWAFVATATPLNLMSFIGVIMLMGIVVKNAIVLVDYTKQLRAGGMTLNEAVVTGGKTRLRPVLMTSLTTIFGMVPLALSRGEGSEIWNALGITVIGGLSVSGLVTLILVPLMYSLVHRGKAK; encoded by the coding sequence ATGAAATTACCGGAGATATCCGTCCGCAGGCCGGTCACGACCGTTATGGTTTTCGCTGCCATTACATTGCTGGGTTGCGTGGCTTTTTTCAGGCTCAACCTCGACTTGTTGCCGGATATTGAACCTCCGGCCGTGAGTGTCATCACACCCTATCCGGGGGCTTCCGCCACGGATGTTGAGTCGGAGGTGACCAAGTACCTGGAAGACCAGCTTTCCACCACACCGAATCTCGACCGGCTGGAGTCAAAGTCCAAAGACAACATCGCCATCGTCAATTGCATATTCAACTGGGGCACCGACCTGGATGTTGCGGTCAACGATATCCGGGAGAAGATCGATCTTGCCAAGCCGGACCTTGCCGATGGAGCGGAAGACCCCTTTATCTTCAAGTTCAGCAGTTCCATGGTGCCGGTGCTCATCATGACGGTGACGGCGGAAGAAAGCAGTCCCGATCTTTACAGAATTGTGGACAAGCAGATCGCCGATCCGTTGAAGCGTGTGCCCGGCGTGGGCGCTGTCGTCTATATCGGCGGTCAGGAAAGACAGATCAATGTGCATTTCGACCGCGAAGCAATAGATGCTTATCACATTTCCGTCCAGCAGATCAGAAATGTTCTCGCCGCTGAAAACCTGAACCTTCCGGTGGGCACCGTCAAGATCGGGAGGAATGAACTCCAGATCAGAGTGGCGGGGCGCTATCGGGATGCAGCGGAAATCGCAAATACGGTGATCGGAAGCAACGGCGACGCGCTTGTGCGGCTCAGAGACGTGGCCACGGTCACCGATGCCTTTGAGGAGCCGCAGGAGTGGGCGCGTTCCGGCAAGCTTCCTGCGATTGCCTTGATTATTCAGAAGCAGTCCGGGACCAACACCGTCAACGTGATCGAAGCCATAAAAGATCGCCTCAAGACACTGAAGACCGAAGTGCCGGCGGATATCGAAATCCACGGGATTCTGGATAACTCAGATCACATTTATGCGATGATCAATAGTTTGACCGAAGCCGCCGTCGTCGGAGGCCTTTTGGTCATTGTCGTCTGTTTCCTGTTTCTCCGGCGGTTTCGCACCAGCCTGGTCGTCTCAATGGCAATTCCTTTTTCGATTATCGTCGCCTTTATCGGCCTCTTCGTCATGGATTATACCATCAACGTCATTTCCATGATGAGTCTTGCCATTGCTGTGGGAATGGTGGTGGACGATGCCATCGTCGTACTTGAAAACATCGTGCGGCATGTGGACGATGGCAAGCCTCCGCAGTTGGCCGCCGTGGAGGGAACATCCGAAGTGGGTATGGCGGTAGCCGCGTCAACATTGACCATTGTAGCTGTCTTCGCCCCTCTTCTCTTAGTGAAAGGGATCGCCGGCATCATCTTTGGTCAGTTGGCGTTCATGATCTTGATTACGATTCTGGCCTCGCTTTTCATTTCATTGACGTTGACCCCCATGGCTGCTTCCCGTTTGCTCCGTTCACGGGATCAAAGAAAGCTCAATCCGGTATTTGTATGGAGCGAGCGTTTGCTGAATGGAATCGAAGCCGGTTATTCTCACGTCCTGGGATGGGGACTAAGGCACCGTAACATTTTGCTTTCACTTATAGTTATTGTATTTATCGGCAGTCTGGCACTGATTCCTTTGGTCGGTACGGAATTTTTCCCCGAAGTGGATTCGGGGGAAGTGGAGGTGGTCCTGGAGATGGCGCAGGGCACCCGAGTGGAGGTCACGGCCGGAACCACGGAAGAAATGCTCAACGCGGTGAACGCCATTCCGGAAATGGAAGCCTCCTATGCCCTGGCAGGTCAGACCAAGAAAGGATTTTTAACAGCCCTCGGTTTTGAAGAGGGAACCGGCATCGGTCGCATCGGAGGGCGTCTCATTGATAAAAAAGAACGGAGTCGCCATGCCAAGGAGGTCGCTTCGGAGCTTCGTGAGCAGGTCATAAAACTGCCGGGCGTTGAGAATTTTTCCGCCAGCGCCGTAAGCGTCATCCAAAAGGCGTTCCTGGGAGGCGGCCGGCCTATCAGCATCGATATTCTGGGCCATGATATCGAGACGACCGACAAAGCCGCCGCAAAGATCCAGCGCATCGTGGAAACCACACCCGGCGCAGTGGATGTCTCTGTCAGCAGAAAGAGACCACGGCCGGAAGTGCGGATTTGTCTTGACCGGGATAAGGCGGCATCCCTGGGATTGAATGTGGCGCTTGTCGCCGACGCATTGAGGACCAACTACTATGGATTCGATGATACGAAGTTCCGGGAGGCGGGTGACGACTTCGACATCGAGTTGCGACTGAAAAAAGACCAGCGGGAAACGATTCGTGAAATCGGGGAAACCCCCATCACCACCCTGACCGGTCAGACCATTAAGCTCCGGAACGTCGCGTCTGTTCGGGAAACCTTTGGGCCCGTGGAGATCGACCGGAAAAACAGGACCCGCGTCACAAAGGTTCAGGCGGGCGTCCAGGGCAGGGTTCTGGGGGATGTGGTACGGGATGTTCGAGAAAAGATGGCCTCTCTTGACCTGCCTCCCGGCGTTTCCATCGAATGGGGCGGGGAGGTGGAGGAACAGCGAAAAGCGTTCCGCGACCTGACCCTCCTTTTGATTCTGGGAATAGTCCTTGTCTACATGGTCATGGCAGGGGAGTTCGAGGATTTCGTTGATCCATTCATCATCATGTTTTCGGTTCCTTTCGCCTTCGCCGGAGTGATATGGGCCTTCGTTGCCACGGCCACTCCGCTCAACCTGATGAGCTTCATCGGGGTAATCATGCTCATGGGCATTGTTGTAAAGAACGCCATTGTGCTCGTGGATTATACCAAGCAACTGAGAGCAGGTGGGATGACGCTAAACGAAGCGGTGGTCACGGGCGGAAAAACACGCCTGAGGCCGGTGCTCATGACGAGTTTGACCACCATATTCGGCATGGTCCCATTAGCCCTTTCCAGAGGGGAAGGCTCTGAAATATGGAATGCACTGGGCATCACGGTCATTGGGGGACTGTCGGTCAGCGGCCTTGTGACATTGATTCTGGTGCCGCTAATGTATTCGCTGGTTCACCGGGGTAAAGCAAAATGA
- a CDS encoding patatin-like phospholipase family protein, producing MSDDSSGFPKNIGLALGSGSARGWSHIGVLQALAEAGIEIRYVAGTSIGSLVGAACALGKMDVLENFARQLDWKQIVSFLDVTFPRSGLIDGKKISDFFRSHVREMNIEELPLRYCAVATDLATGREVVLNKGDLIEAIRASISVPGIFTPVRKNGGFLVDGGLVNPVPVSAVRKMGADYVIAVDLNHDIIDKRSTAGIAPVDSSVAGMVVQPQPAEWRIAQDLTNRLSEFGSPALSQVRQWLQRDPVPNIFDVLTTAINIMEVQITATRLATDPPDLLIRPKLGDVRFLEFHRAEEAIAEGYREAMVQLKERWKCAAKRDLPGGFLPGRTEDGN from the coding sequence ATGTCGGACGATAGCTCAGGTTTTCCGAAAAATATCGGCCTGGCTCTGGGTAGCGGCTCCGCACGGGGATGGTCTCATATCGGTGTATTGCAGGCACTAGCTGAGGCAGGAATAGAAATCAGGTACGTCGCCGGCACCAGCATTGGTTCGTTGGTAGGGGCCGCATGTGCCCTTGGCAAAATGGATGTGCTGGAAAATTTTGCCCGTCAGCTCGACTGGAAACAGATTGTTTCCTTCCTGGATGTAACTTTTCCGAGGTCGGGACTCATTGATGGAAAGAAGATCAGCGATTTCTTTCGTTCTCATGTTCGAGAAATGAACATTGAAGAATTACCTCTCCGCTATTGCGCGGTTGCCACCGACCTGGCCACGGGTCGTGAGGTCGTGTTGAACAAAGGGGACCTCATAGAGGCAATCCGCGCGAGCATCTCGGTTCCGGGCATTTTCACGCCGGTCAGGAAAAACGGCGGCTTTCTGGTGGATGGAGGGCTGGTCAACCCCGTGCCGGTGAGCGCTGTCAGGAAAATGGGAGCGGATTACGTCATCGCTGTTGATTTGAACCATGACATTATCGACAAAAGGAGTACCGCCGGCATCGCTCCGGTTGATTCATCGGTGGCAGGTATGGTTGTTCAGCCCCAGCCCGCAGAATGGAGAATCGCGCAGGATCTGACCAACAGGCTCAGCGAATTCGGTTCGCCCGCGTTATCGCAAGTGCGCCAGTGGCTGCAAAGGGACCCCGTGCCAAATATCTTTGATGTGTTGACGACTGCAATCAATATTATGGAAGTGCAGATCACCGCAACAAGATTGGCAACCGATCCGCCCGATCTGCTGATTCGGCCGAAGCTGGGGGATGTTCGTTTTCTCGAATTCCATCGGGCCGAGGAGGCCATTGCCGAGGGGTACCGAGAAGCCATGGTGCAGCTCAAAGAAAGATGGAAGTGTGCCGCCAAAAGAGATTTGCCAGGAGGTTTTTTACCGGGGAGGACGGAAGATGGGAATTAA